The Malassezia japonica chromosome 9, complete sequence genomic interval CGCCGAACAAGCAGCCGAACGCGCCGATCAACGAGGCGGTGCTTCCTCcgcagcacggcacgccgggctTCAACGACGACGcactcgcgcacctcggcaagTAGACGCATTAGTATACACGGAGTCTACGACGAGCCACACGTACGACAAGGGAAGCCGTCATGCGTCGCATTGGGGCACTGGCACTGCTGCACCCAGTGCAGCAGATTGCCCACACGGTTCATACTCTCGCCCGTCTTGGGGTCCGAGGGggggctcgcgctcgcttcgagcagcaggttcagctggcgcagctcgcgctcggcggcggcgaccaTGTCGAGCCCATCTTTGCTCGGCTGGAGGAGCATCGAGTCGTCGCTCGTGTcttgcgtgcgcagctgcacgcTGTCCGCCGACACGTCCGGCCGGCTCGCCTGGAGGCCGGCGGGCGAGCCCTCGGGCGTCTCGTCCGCACTCGCACGCGACGTGAGCGACACGCGGTAGCGCCGCCcgtcgctcggccgccgtgcaCTGTCGCGCGAGTAGTCGAGCACCCCCCCAAACGAGCGCTCCCCGTCGCTGCTCATGGTACGgcggggcggcgtcgaggacggctggtcgaggccgagttTTGGCTCGCCttgcacgccgaggcgctcgtgcagatCACGCACCGTctggcggagcgcgtcgagctgcgcctcggcgtgcaccgcgcggTCGTTGGCCTTGGTCaaggcgcgctcgcgctcgagcagcagctcttcggacgaggcgagcgacgccttCATCACGTTCAGCTGCccctcgagcgagtcgacCGTCTTTTCGTACTCGACAATCACCGGCTCGGCGGACGCCAAAAAGTcgggcgcgctgccggtacgctgcgcggcctgctgTCGGTCGAGGTGGATGAGCTCGGCAGTGAGCTGCACATTCTTGCGGCTCAGTGCCGAGTACTTTTCCTGCCACGCAAGCAGCTCTTGCTCGGCGTCCGAGTGCACCAtactcggcgagcgcttcTCGGGCGAGGCCATAATCAGCTCGTtcgacgagcgcaccagctcgagctctttgcgcaggcgcaggacctGCGCTTGCAGGTACTCGACGCTGCCCCACCCCGCCTCGGTCTGGttgcgctcgaccgtgTTGCGGatgtgccgcgcgcgctgcgcataGTGCAGCGTATTCAGCGTCTCGTTCACAttcgcctcgagcatcgAGATACAGGCGATCATGAGGGTGTGCGCATTTCCTCCCAGGCTGTCCTGCAGCAGTCGCGTCAACTTGCTGTCGCGGTAGGGAATGTgcgtcgcacgccgcgccttgGCGGGATCACTCAGCGTGCTAATCAcgttgccgagcgcgtgcaggcCCGAGTTGATCGAGATGCCTTCGCGCACGCGGTCGCCGGTCGCTGCGGTACGCTTCAGACGCTCCGAGCCGGCCAGGTCGACAAAGTGCAGCTTGCTCGTCGTCACGACaatctcctcgtcgctgcgccgcgggcgcggcgtctgGGCAGGACGCGTGGGCGTCATGGGGCGCGTGGGCgtcgcggcacgctggAATCCaaacgcgctgcgcgcgccgagcgtcggaaggcccgagcgcggcgtgcgcggtgcGAGCGGTGTCGCGGGCGTCTGCATCGCGCGCTCCGGGCTcgctgcaccgccgaggGCAGAGCGTGCGCGATCCGGCCCAGCCTTTCGTTTCCGCGTGAGCGACAATGAAAAGATGgcgtgcgagcgcgaggactGCGTGTTCATCTCCGTCTCGTGCGTCTGGCGAATGGCCATGCCGTTctggaggagcgcgacgacgtccgacgcgcacgtcgcctggcgctggcgcagtCCCGTCCAGACGATCTcgcccgcgcgcgtctcgcggaTCTGCACCTGGTTGGGCGCATCGACGTCTGGATCGGCAAGCAGGTCGATCAGATCTTCATTGTAGAGCTCGAGAAACGACGCCTGGAGCGTGTACTCGCTCTgggcgtcgtcgtcgttctTGAGGCTCTCGAAAATTTGCacggcagcgcgcggaATAATTCCGATggtctcgtcgagctcgccatgcagcgcctcgtcctctgTGATCTCCTCGCTGGCTTCGGACGTGCCCATGGAGTACGACttgccgctcgacgtctGGCCATAGGCAAAAATCGTCGTGTTGTACCCGTCCAGAAaccggcgcacgagcggctcCACACTCGCATTGTACACAGACACCTGCGCAGCCTCTGGCTCAAACACCCGGTCAAACGTAAAGTGGTGCCGCgtctcgcgctgcgtcgagGAGGGGAGGAGCGTCGGTTCCACGACGAgtgccgtcggcgacgtctGCGCCACAacggtgcgcagcggccgcggcacCGGGCGCGACATGTCTC includes:
- a CDS encoding uncharacterized protein (COG:Z; EggNog:ENOG503NVA2), which produces MAMDSGASTAVQVAVRIRPDAVGDMSRPVPRPLRTVVAQTSPTALVVEPTLLPSSTQRETRHHFTFDRVFEPEAAQVSVYNASVEPLVRRFLDGYNTTIFAYGQTSSGKSYSMGTSEASEEITEDEALHGELDETIGIIPRAAVQIFESLKNDDDAQSEYTLQASFLELYNEDLIDLLADPDVDAPNQVQIRETRAGEIVWTGLRQRQATCASDVVALLQNGMAIRQTHETEMNTQSSRSHAIFSLSLTRKRKAGPDRARSALGGAASPERAMQTPATPLAPRTPRSGLPTLGARSAFGFQRAATPTRPMTPTRPAQTPRPRRSDEEIVVTTSKLHFVDLAGSERLKRTAATGDRVREGISINSGLHALGNVISTLSDPAKARRATHIPYRDSKLTRLLQDSLGGNAHTLMIACISMLEANVNETLNTLHYAQRARHIRNTVERNQTEAGWGSVEYLQAQVLRLRKELELVRSSNELIMASPEKRSPSMVHSDAEQELLAWQEKYSALSRKNVQLTAELIHLDRQQAAQRTGSAPDFLASAEPVIVEYEKTVDSLEGQLNVMKASLASSEELLLERERALTKANDRAVHAEAQLDALRQTVRDLHERLGVQGEPKLGLDQPSSTPPRRTMSSDGERSFGGVLDYSRDSARRPSDGRRYRVSLTSRASADETPEGSPAGLQASRPDVSADSVQLRTQDTSDDSMLLQPSKDGLDMVAAAERELRQLNLLLEASASPPSDPKTGESMNRVGNLLHWVQQCQCPNATHDGFPCRTCGSS